In Cherax quadricarinatus isolate ZL_2023a chromosome 35, ASM3850222v1, whole genome shotgun sequence, the following are encoded in one genomic region:
- the LOC128694988 gene encoding uncharacterized protein, whose protein sequence is MLSGALNHRGHCYAGLVASFVVPVAAALTRVETSMCGKTDTLAECVVKQGQCSPLDDLLAPLLGTPDLITACANTTGVPLNSDYYESIGKAVVTGVSASNLMRQPTSDSVANLAIRRCVLNATHMLGADGSLLDRGAVVTQVSLLSPPDLGAAVAAAATTCPEPTSLKTTGFIQCLKKACMTNAPGSTVTITSSEDY, encoded by the exons ATGCTGAGTGGAGCGCTGAACCACAGGGGCCACTGTTATGCTGGTCTTGTCGCCAGCTTTGTTGtccctgttgctgctgcactCACCAGGGTGGAAA CATCAATGTGTGGCAAAACAGACACACTAGCTGAGTGCGTGGTGAAGCAGGGTCAGTGTTCTCCCCTGGACGATCTACTGGCACCGTTGCTTGGCACTCCTGACCTCATCACTGCCTGTGCCAACACCACCGGTGTCCCGCTTAATTCAGATTACTATGAGAGTATCG GTAAAGCCGTGGTGACTGGAGTGTCCGCAAGCAACCTGATGAGGCAGCCAACCTCTGATTCTGTAGCCAATCTGGCTATTAGACGCTGTGTTCTCAACGCTACACACATG CTTGGTGCAGACGGAAGCCTCCTTGACCGCGGCGCTGTGGTGACGCAGGTGTCACTGCTCTCTCCTCCAGATCTGGGTGCCGCCGTCGCTGCAGCAGCCACCACCTGCCCGGAACCAACCTCCTTGAAGACCACCGGGTTCATCCAGTGCCTGAAGAAGGCATGCATGACGAACGCTCCTGGatccacagtcaccatcacttccTCTGAGGACTACTGA